One segment of Candidatus Poribacteria bacterium DNA contains the following:
- a CDS encoding deoxyribonuclease V produces MQYRNLHSWDVTPEEARQLQNELRTQVVGTDRFGKISTVAGADIGFKKDIARASVVVLSFPELQVVDSVVTESPVRFPYIPGLLSFREIPPLLTAFTQLQTEPDLVIVDGQGIAHPRRFGLASHLGLVLDKPAIGCAKSRLWGRYQEPESEQGSYTYLMDKDEVIGVVVRTRKNVQVVYISIGHRISLDSARTWTLACCRGYRLPETTRYAHNAASGKVPQNTLMVPIP; encoded by the coding sequence ATGCAGTATCGCAACCTCCATTCGTGGGATGTTACACCTGAAGAAGCGCGGCAGCTCCAAAACGAACTCCGCACGCAGGTGGTTGGAACAGACCGGTTTGGGAAAATCAGCACCGTTGCTGGGGCAGATATCGGATTCAAGAAGGACATCGCACGCGCATCCGTGGTCGTCCTCAGTTTTCCCGAGTTGCAGGTGGTAGATAGCGTGGTTACTGAAAGCCCTGTTCGTTTTCCTTATATACCGGGGTTGTTATCCTTTCGGGAAATCCCGCCCCTATTGACAGCATTCACGCAGTTACAAACCGAACCCGATCTGGTGATAGTCGACGGACAAGGGATCGCACACCCAAGGCGGTTTGGGCTCGCATCGCATTTGGGACTGGTTTTGGATAAACCGGCGATTGGATGCGCAAAATCCCGGCTTTGGGGACGATACCAGGAACCCGAATCGGAACAGGGATCTTACACTTACCTGATGGATAAAGACGAGGTGATCGGTGTGGTCGTCCGCACGCGTAAAAACGTTCAGGTGGTGTACATATCTATAGGACACCGAATTTCTTTGGATTCAGCACGCACATGGACGCTCGCGTGTTGTCGAGGCTACCGATTACCCGAGACGACCCGTTATGCACATAACGCTGCATCCGGTAAAGTCCCCCAAAATACGCTAATGGTTCCAATACCATGA
- a CDS encoding sulfatase-like hydrolase/transferase — MNERPNILFINTDQHSWDAISAYGNPFLRTPNIDELHRNGTSFRRSFCTDPVCAAARSSWATGLYTSETGVPFNGGYLHPEIPDLGQLLNAGGYKAFHCGKWHVPGRNVRESFQTLYYGQQDIGAGGAAYYDSASTHAVADFLTNYDSDEPFYLQIGYVDPHDVCEYLHNHEEKRIPNPLEQGIVSEEDLPPLPENFDYDERETALHRVCRRVDDALIHAAILKGVRDWDEFHWRYLRWNYYRFIEKVDAEIGRVLALLQATSLHHNTLIIFSADHGEACGSHQMFQKFTLYEESVKVPFIVACLGEDIPIEKDRFDETHFVSGVDLFPTVCDYAGIDVPDGVQGSSVRPFAEGKDVPWRDYAYIESNYWGRAIVTDRYKYVTEYKPTAIENFRPPGPNVEQLGFAQLFDRHNDLGEMQNLVGNPTYNEVVKMCKNKLFAQEARLHRQQIVHPSPKQVISNWGDRLRTYWQHEK; from the coding sequence ATGAACGAACGTCCCAATATTCTTTTTATTAACACCGATCAACACTCGTGGGATGCGATTTCGGCTTACGGAAACCCGTTTCTTCGGACACCCAATATCGATGAACTTCATCGGAACGGAACCTCCTTTCGCAGATCGTTCTGTACGGATCCAGTGTGTGCTGCTGCTCGTTCCAGTTGGGCGACAGGTCTATACACCTCTGAAACAGGTGTTCCGTTTAATGGTGGATACCTGCACCCAGAAATCCCTGATCTGGGACAATTACTCAATGCAGGGGGTTATAAAGCATTTCACTGCGGTAAGTGGCATGTTCCGGGCAGGAACGTTCGCGAGAGTTTTCAGACCCTCTATTACGGGCAACAGGATATCGGAGCAGGCGGTGCCGCATACTACGATTCAGCATCTACGCACGCGGTTGCGGATTTCTTGACGAACTACGATAGCGACGAACCGTTCTATCTCCAGATCGGTTACGTCGATCCGCATGACGTGTGCGAGTATTTGCACAACCATGAGGAAAAACGTATCCCGAATCCACTGGAGCAGGGAATAGTTTCGGAGGAGGATCTGCCGCCGCTTCCAGAAAACTTCGATTACGATGAACGGGAGACGGCGTTACATCGGGTCTGCCGCAGAGTCGACGACGCCCTCATTCACGCCGCTATTCTTAAAGGGGTACGGGATTGGGATGAATTCCACTGGCGCTATCTGAGATGGAACTATTACAGGTTCATCGAGAAGGTTGACGCAGAAATTGGCAGAGTCCTCGCGTTGCTGCAAGCGACCTCCCTGCACCACAATACGCTCATTATCTTCAGTGCCGACCATGGGGAGGCGTGCGGTAGCCACCAGATGTTCCAGAAATTCACGCTTTACGAAGAGAGCGTGAAAGTGCCGTTCATCGTCGCGTGCTTGGGAGAAGACATTCCTATAGAGAAGGATCGGTTTGACGAAACGCACTTCGTCTCTGGTGTTGATCTATTCCCGACCGTCTGCGATTATGCTGGTATTGACGTGCCTGACGGGGTACAGGGATCGAGTGTGCGTCCGTTTGCGGAGGGGAAAGATGTCCCTTGGCGAGATTACGCCTACATAGAGAGTAATTACTGGGGACGCGCAATTGTCACGGATCGGTATAAATACGTTACAGAATACAAACCGACAGCAATAGAGAACTTCCGTCCTCCTGGACCAAATGTCGAACAACTCGGGTTTGCACAGTTGTTTGATCGGCACAATGATCTTGGGGAGATGCAAAACTTAGTAGGAAACCCAACTTACAACGAAGTCGTTAAGATGTGCAAAAACAAACTATTCGCCCAAGAAGCGAGACTCCATCGGCAACAAATCGTGCATCCGAGTCCGAAGCAGGTTATATCGAATTGGGGCGACCGGTTACGCACGTATTGGCAGCACGAAAAATAA
- a CDS encoding D-glycerate dehydrogenase, translating into MSKFKVFITRPIREEILAKIAEECEVDMWHTSAILPPIAERIPPLDGLMTYGHELVSPEMIATAPNLKAISVVGVGYDHVHVETCRERGIAIGHTPGILSDTTADMTMALLLAAARNIVPAYNHVQVAKEWHYYDPNILWGTDVHHSTLGIVGMGRIGYAVAKRARAFDMRVLYYKRERRPDWEQELGVEYVTLENLLETSDFVTLHVPLTEETTHFIGEAELALMKKTAILVNIARGPVVDHHALYEALKQGQIAGAAVDVTEPEPINTDHPLLDLDNVIIAPHLGSATVQTRMKMMTMAMENLLAGLKGEQLPYGVLQPNF; encoded by the coding sequence TTGTCAAAATTTAAAGTCTTCATTACGCGTCCTATCCGGGAAGAGATCCTTGCAAAGATAGCAGAAGAATGCGAGGTGGATATGTGGCACACGAGTGCCATCTTACCGCCTATCGCTGAAAGAATCCCGCCACTCGATGGGTTAATGACTTATGGACATGAGCTCGTATCTCCAGAGATGATTGCTACAGCACCGAATCTCAAAGCTATCTCTGTCGTTGGGGTCGGTTATGACCACGTCCATGTTGAAACGTGTAGAGAACGTGGGATCGCGATTGGACACACACCGGGGATTCTCAGCGATACGACCGCCGATATGACGATGGCACTCCTGCTCGCCGCCGCTCGAAATATTGTGCCTGCCTATAACCATGTCCAAGTTGCCAAAGAGTGGCATTACTACGACCCAAACATCCTCTGGGGGACGGATGTACATCATTCGACCTTAGGCATCGTAGGCATGGGCCGCATTGGATATGCCGTTGCCAAGCGTGCGAGAGCGTTTGACATGCGTGTCCTCTATTACAAACGTGAACGCCGACCCGATTGGGAACAGGAACTCGGCGTGGAATACGTGACACTTGAAAACCTTCTGGAAACTTCCGATTTCGTGACGCTCCACGTCCCGTTGACGGAGGAAACAACACACTTCATTGGCGAAGCGGAACTCGCTTTGATGAAAAAAACAGCGATTTTAGTCAATATTGCGAGAGGTCCCGTCGTCGACCACCACGCTTTGTATGAGGCACTCAAGCAAGGTCAGATTGCAGGGGCTGCCGTTGATGTAACCGAGCCGGAACCGATTAATACCGACCATCCACTTCTCGATTTGGACAATGTTATCATCGCTCCCCATCTCGGCAGTGCGACTGTCCAGACTCGGATGAAAATGATGACAATGGCGATGGAGAATTTACTGGCGGGGTTGAAGGGAGAGCAATTGCCCTATGGCGTGCTTCAACCGAACTTTTAA
- the der gene encoding ribosome biogenesis GTPase Der: METGRPIVVIVGRPNVGKSSLFNRITGNSRRQKNRSRLRDDPVEPEAPLTDNPKVASRLSRKYAVVHDTPGVTRDRNYADVEWADRAFTIVDTGGLDVDPDDRLIDNVQSQVDVALAEASLVLFVVDARTGIMPHDMVVVDKLRTADKPIFLVVNKVDSDRFHNEAAEFYALGLPEPMWTSCVQNDGIRELLDRVVETLPETDATVHDAPVTTKIAIVGRPNVGKSSLINSLLGEERMIVDDRPGTTRDAVNIRIVHDNIPFEVVDTAGMRRKSAINDELESATVQRAIHSIRQSDIAVLVLDVTQDVAQQDKTIANFIERQGKASVLVMNKWDLIDKDSTTHPMFMDAIDAQLPQLGYVPRVFVSALTGQRVTQILTTALEVYREYCTHIPTPALNDLLLELRNAHPPPRVKGARPALKYITQVETKPPTFLIFGRNIHRVQQPYQAYLVNSIRREFGFHGTPIRIFYRRS, translated from the coding sequence ATGGAAACTGGACGCCCCATTGTTGTAATCGTCGGCAGACCGAATGTCGGCAAATCATCACTCTTCAATCGAATTACCGGAAACAGTCGACGGCAGAAGAATCGCTCTCGGTTAAGAGATGATCCTGTTGAACCAGAGGCACCTTTAACTGATAACCCTAAAGTCGCCAGCCGTTTGTCGCGTAAATACGCTGTCGTCCACGATACCCCCGGTGTAACGCGCGACAGAAACTATGCTGACGTGGAATGGGCAGACCGCGCTTTTACCATTGTAGATACCGGCGGTTTGGACGTCGATCCGGACGACCGACTCATTGATAATGTTCAATCGCAGGTGGATGTCGCCTTGGCTGAAGCGAGCCTCGTCCTTTTTGTCGTTGACGCACGGACCGGTATCATGCCGCACGACATGGTTGTCGTTGATAAACTCAGAACTGCTGATAAACCTATCTTCCTTGTCGTCAATAAGGTAGATAGCGACCGATTTCACAATGAAGCCGCCGAGTTTTACGCGCTCGGATTGCCAGAGCCGATGTGGACCTCGTGTGTCCAAAATGATGGAATTCGGGAACTCCTCGACCGTGTCGTTGAGACCCTTCCAGAGACTGACGCAACTGTCCACGACGCGCCTGTCACAACGAAAATCGCTATTGTTGGCAGACCGAATGTTGGCAAGTCCTCGCTTATCAACAGTTTGTTAGGTGAAGAGCGGATGATCGTCGATGATCGCCCCGGAACCACGCGCGACGCAGTGAATATCCGAATCGTCCACGACAACATTCCCTTTGAAGTCGTTGATACGGCGGGAATGCGGCGTAAATCCGCTATCAACGATGAACTTGAGTCCGCAACCGTGCAACGCGCGATACACAGTATTCGCCAAAGCGACATCGCTGTACTCGTGCTGGATGTGACTCAGGATGTCGCACAACAGGATAAGACTATCGCCAATTTCATTGAGCGACAGGGGAAAGCGTCCGTTTTGGTCATGAACAAGTGGGACCTCATCGACAAGGATAGCACAACGCATCCAATGTTCATGGATGCGATAGATGCGCAACTCCCACAACTCGGTTATGTCCCACGGGTCTTTGTTTCCGCACTAACGGGGCAACGCGTTACGCAAATACTAACGACTGCACTTGAGGTTTATCGTGAGTATTGTACGCATATCCCTACACCGGCACTCAACGACTTGCTTCTGGAGTTACGCAATGCCCATCCACCACCGCGAGTTAAAGGGGCACGTCCTGCCCTCAAATATATCACGCAGGTGGAGACCAAACCGCCCACTTTTTTAATCTTCGGACGCAATATTCATCGCGTGCAGCAGCCATATCAGGCGTACCTCGTCAACAGTATCCGGAGGGAATTCGGATTTCACGGCACACCGATACGGATCTTTTATCGTAGGTCGTAA
- a CDS encoding phytanoyl-CoA dioxygenase family protein, with protein sequence MKEYLEIQKPELGYTYEFETDQLSLMSECVEAHGFAIIKDVLPPDLVESVKQAVFDGTDPERELELGQSSTRHAWIESGPGAWQLMGYEPFMKIHRHLIGAQELTVHRSAAIIRMPGSQPVAWHTDWCGFSTDTPKNSGDVLNRGLWPSGKWFYLTGSRPEHGGLCVIEDSHVENWEGPEGFNLTADKRSFYKIGEEEKPYVGFDIPGLVPLFTNPGDMIVFAHRTYHGAFPNQIDEIRLSCGVGFRRRDHHIDIPWEIPDEGRQFLADLPPQFHQYTHGYTSIDLNWRG encoded by the coding sequence ATGAAAGAATATTTGGAGATTCAAAAACCTGAACTCGGCTACACCTACGAGTTTGAAACCGATCAACTTTCGCTCATGTCCGAATGCGTTGAGGCGCACGGCTTTGCGATTATCAAGGATGTCTTACCGCCTGACTTGGTCGAAAGTGTCAAACAAGCGGTCTTCGATGGCACGGATCCGGAAAGAGAATTGGAGCTTGGACAGAGCAGCACTCGACACGCGTGGATTGAGTCTGGACCCGGAGCTTGGCAACTGATGGGATATGAACCCTTTATGAAAATCCATCGGCATCTCATCGGGGCACAGGAGTTGACCGTCCACCGATCTGCCGCTATTATTCGAATGCCCGGGTCTCAGCCCGTTGCATGGCACACCGACTGGTGCGGATTCTCAACGGATACGCCGAAAAATTCAGGAGATGTCCTGAACCGCGGACTCTGGCCTTCAGGTAAATGGTTTTACCTGACGGGTTCTCGTCCCGAACACGGCGGATTATGCGTCATTGAGGATTCTCACGTCGAAAATTGGGAGGGACCCGAAGGCTTTAACCTGACGGCGGACAAACGCTCCTTCTATAAGATTGGAGAAGAGGAAAAACCTTATGTCGGGTTTGATATTCCGGGGCTGGTGCCACTTTTCACGAATCCGGGGGACATGATTGTATTCGCGCATCGGACGTATCACGGTGCGTTCCCGAACCAGATTGATGAAATTCGGTTGTCGTGTGGGGTCGGTTTTCGGAGACGGGATCACCACATCGATATTCCGTGGGAGATTCCAGATGAAGGGAGGCAGTTCTTGGCAGACTTACCGCCGCAATTCCACCAATACACGCACGGCTACACCAGTATCGACCTTAATTGGCGAGGGTAA
- a CDS encoding aminotransferase class I/II-fold pyridoxal phosphate-dependent enzyme produces the protein MNIFSKRLNRLPPYMFGKLRQLTHERRQQGIDIIDLAMGNPNQPTPQPIIDKLTEAAQEPRNHRYSVSRGIYNLRREVSWHYERRFGVDIDPNEEAIAVIGTKEGLGHLALALIDNGDLAMVPNPTFPIHMYSIVLAGGSVVSIPLTEENDFIPSLTEITRDIWPRPKVLILSFPHNPTGAVVDLGFFEEIVAFAKRQEIVVIHDLAYANIVFDGYKAPSLLQAKGAKDIGIEFISLSKSYNMAGWRCGFAAGNREIIEALARIKGYYDYGIFAPIQVAAIMALRTPEDTVMENAAVYQKRRDVLVDGLNRIGWKVPKPQASMFVWAPIPEAWKHLGSMEFAMKLLSEAEVCVSPGAGFGHNGEGYIRIALVENEDRIRQAVRQIRRALFG, from the coding sequence ATGAATATATTTTCTAAACGTTTAAATCGACTCCCGCCCTACATGTTCGGCAAGCTTAGACAGTTAACGCATGAACGTCGACAGCAAGGCATTGATATTATTGATTTGGCGATGGGCAATCCGAATCAACCGACGCCACAACCTATTATTGATAAATTGACGGAGGCGGCACAAGAACCCAGAAATCACCGCTATTCCGTTTCGCGCGGCATCTACAACCTGCGCAGGGAAGTCAGTTGGCATTATGAACGCCGGTTCGGTGTTGATATTGATCCGAATGAGGAAGCAATCGCTGTTATTGGTACAAAAGAGGGACTCGGACACCTCGCTTTAGCTTTGATTGATAATGGTGACTTAGCGATGGTCCCGAATCCAACCTTTCCCATTCACATGTACAGCATTGTGCTCGCCGGTGGAAGTGTTGTGAGTATACCCTTGACGGAAGAGAACGATTTCATCCCCTCGCTTACCGAAATCACACGGGACATTTGGCCCAGACCCAAGGTGTTGATCTTAAGTTTTCCGCACAACCCAACGGGTGCCGTTGTTGATCTCGGGTTCTTTGAAGAGATCGTCGCATTCGCGAAACGTCAAGAGATCGTCGTAATCCACGATTTGGCGTATGCGAACATTGTTTTTGATGGCTATAAGGCACCAAGCCTCTTGCAGGCAAAGGGCGCCAAGGATATCGGTATCGAATTTATCTCTCTGTCTAAATCCTACAATATGGCGGGCTGGCGGTGTGGATTTGCCGCTGGAAATCGCGAGATTATTGAGGCACTCGCTCGGATTAAAGGGTATTACGATTATGGCATTTTCGCACCGATCCAAGTCGCCGCGATTATGGCACTGCGCACCCCCGAGGATACGGTGATGGAAAATGCTGCCGTCTACCAAAAACGTCGTGATGTGCTTGTTGATGGTCTAAACAGGATCGGATGGAAGGTTCCAAAACCGCAAGCTTCAATGTTCGTCTGGGCACCGATTCCTGAAGCGTGGAAGCACCTCGGCTCCATGGAATTCGCCATGAAACTTCTCAGCGAGGCGGAGGTCTGTGTTTCTCCCGGCGCGGGATTCGGGCACAACGGCGAGGGCTATATCCGTATTGCGCTTGTAGAGAACGAGGATCGGATTCGTCAGGCAGTGCGTCAGATCCGACGAGCGCTATTCGGTTAA
- a CDS encoding NCS2 family permease, protein MILEKLFALKENDTSLRREFVAGLTNFMAISYIIFVQPSMLSLSGMDYGAVMVATCLSSALATLCMGYFTNYPVVLAPGMGLNAYFVFDLCIGSGVPWQEALGIVFIAGMLFLILSFVGVRATIMNALPRSLQNAIAIGIGLFIAFIGLQMSGIITKDPATFITRGNLDSTPVLLSVFGIAVTLTLIARKVKGAILIGIFVSAIANLAFGTASFDGIAKPPPSIEPTLFKLQIPNIFDKLELIPVIFVFFAIDMFDSIGTLTAIGYRAELMEEGKLTKARGALLTDAGSTVGGALLGTSTVTCYIESATGITEGGRTGLTAIVTAVCMLLSLFLYPLVKIVGGGFQIGPSAFLYPIIAPALIVVGGLMLRNVSQIDWEDITESIPAFLTMLMMPLSFSITDGIGFGFISLAFLKLVTGRRKEVHPVIYYFALFFIACYIGDL, encoded by the coding sequence ATGATACTTGAAAAGTTATTTGCGTTAAAAGAAAACGACACTTCGTTAAGACGCGAATTCGTTGCGGGTCTCACGAATTTTATGGCGATTTCATATATAATTTTCGTGCAACCCTCAATGCTTTCGTTGTCCGGCATGGATTATGGTGCCGTTATGGTCGCGACCTGCCTCTCCAGCGCACTCGCGACGTTATGCATGGGATATTTTACGAATTACCCCGTTGTATTGGCACCCGGCATGGGGCTTAACGCCTATTTCGTTTTTGACCTTTGCATAGGTTCAGGGGTACCGTGGCAAGAAGCGTTAGGTATCGTTTTCATCGCCGGCATGCTGTTCTTGATCCTCTCGTTTGTGGGAGTCCGGGCGACCATCATGAATGCCCTTCCGCGCTCGCTGCAGAATGCCATTGCTATCGGGATTGGGCTGTTTATTGCCTTCATCGGACTGCAGATGAGTGGAATCATTACAAAAGACCCTGCCACATTTATCACCCGTGGTAACCTCGACTCCACTCCGGTCCTCCTCTCAGTGTTTGGTATTGCTGTAACGCTCACACTCATCGCACGCAAGGTGAAAGGTGCAATTTTGATCGGTATTTTTGTTTCAGCGATTGCGAACCTCGCCTTCGGAACTGCATCGTTTGATGGAATTGCGAAGCCGCCTCCATCCATCGAACCGACGCTCTTTAAACTACAAATTCCCAACATTTTCGATAAACTGGAATTAATTCCCGTCATCTTTGTGTTTTTCGCGATTGATATGTTTGATAGTATTGGCACCCTCACGGCTATCGGTTATAGAGCGGAATTGATGGAAGAGGGAAAACTCACAAAAGCCCGAGGCGCACTTTTAACAGATGCGGGGAGTACTGTCGGTGGCGCCTTACTCGGTACCTCGACTGTGACATGTTACATCGAAAGCGCGACAGGGATTACGGAAGGCGGGCGGACAGGGCTGACCGCCATCGTCACAGCGGTTTGTATGTTGCTCTCTCTCTTTTTATATCCGCTTGTTAAGATTGTAGGCGGTGGGTTTCAGATCGGACCTTCTGCGTTCCTTTATCCGATTATCGCTCCGGCACTCATCGTTGTCGGCGGATTGATGCTCAGGAATGTCAGCCAGATTGATTGGGAAGACATCACGGAATCGATCCCTGCGTTCCTTACGATGCTGATGATGCCGCTCTCCTTCAGCATTACAGACGGCATCGGCTTCGGGTTTATCTCGTTAGCGTTTTTGAAGTTAGTGACGGGTCGTAGAAAAGAAGTGCATCCCGTCATATACTACTTCGCACTCTTCTTTATCGCTTGCTACATCGGTGATCTGTAG
- a CDS encoding phytanoyl-CoA dioxygenase family protein, with translation MAKTVFLGDHELTFPGPHLGVLRDCNAVLDSAEGLHEQIAEDGYLLVRGLIDKEKIVAGRRAILEYANGNGKDEVFKSDTDIMEAIAGEGSPGRTMGTPAVTHHPDVQAVLEGDELFRFFRTFFSGDTRTFDYKWLRFVRPDGWSGPHFDFVYMGRGSEQLHTCWVPFGNVPATMGTLTVLVGSHNLPSFARIRDTYGKTDVDRDGTPGHFGRVPMEISEKYGGAWQTADFEMGDVIIFTMHTMHTSTKNLSDRWRISCDIRFQPAEDPIDERWVGKNPISHTGSQQISFEEAKKQWGLD, from the coding sequence ATGGCAAAGACCGTTTTTTTGGGAGACCATGAACTGACTTTCCCCGGTCCACATCTCGGTGTGCTTCGGGACTGCAACGCTGTACTTGATTCAGCAGAAGGCTTGCACGAACAGATAGCGGAAGACGGGTATCTCCTCGTTCGCGGCTTAATCGATAAAGAGAAAATTGTTGCGGGGCGTCGGGCTATCCTTGAATACGCCAACGGCAACGGAAAAGACGAGGTCTTCAAATCTGACACCGACATAATGGAAGCAATCGCCGGTGAGGGGAGCCCTGGACGAACGATGGGCACGCCTGCTGTTACACACCATCCAGACGTGCAGGCGGTTTTGGAGGGTGATGAACTTTTCAGGTTTTTCCGAACCTTCTTCAGCGGCGATACTCGCACCTTCGATTATAAGTGGCTACGGTTCGTCCGTCCTGATGGCTGGTCGGGACCCCATTTCGATTTCGTCTATATGGGGAGGGGTTCAGAGCAGTTGCATACCTGTTGGGTGCCGTTCGGTAATGTCCCAGCAACGATGGGAACATTGACTGTGCTGGTCGGGTCGCATAACCTCCCCAGCTTCGCTCGGATTCGGGACACCTACGGCAAAACAGATGTTGATAGGGACGGTACCCCTGGGCATTTCGGGCGCGTTCCGATGGAGATCAGTGAAAAATACGGGGGTGCGTGGCAGACAGCGGATTTCGAGATGGGGGATGTCATCATCTTCACGATGCACACGATGCACACCTCTACGAAGAATCTCTCCGACAGATGGCGAATCAGTTGTGACATCCGTTTCCAACCCGCCGAGGATCCGATTGATGAGCGATGGGTCGGCAAAAACCCGATCTCTCATACGGGTAGTCAGCAGATTTCGTTTGAGGAAGCAAAGAAACAGTGGGGATTGGATTAA
- a CDS encoding AAA family ATPase, which yields MSEKNISGITKIAVKGFKSIAEACEIDIRPLTILAGANSSGKSSIMQPLLMLKQTLEAPYDPGALLLDGPNVQFTEAEQFLSKLTAEKRTDRFQIEIKTRDSDFAYSVKTALKKEQMGFKIVKMKVEAQQRTKQIPFKRFTLYPEMSTEEIRALGDQGPTRSDFKAVKRSRCFLCFESQESDRLFNVTYSLVESYLFDSIHLPGLRGNPERTYKLTSTGPLYPGTFEYYTASIVHEWQETKDERLKMVADALHILGLTGHVCTKKIGDVGIELQVGRSLHDGTENTDMVNIADVGFGVSQVLPVIVALTAAEPGRLVYLEQPELHLHPRAQVALAQVLADAAKRGVRVVAETHSSLVLLAVQTLIAEGDLSPELVKLHWFTRREDGVTEVNSADLDEAGTYGEWPEDFADVSLHAQSRFLDAVDNVRFGDKEAS from the coding sequence ATGTCAGAAAAAAACATTTCAGGTATCACTAAGATAGCAGTCAAGGGTTTTAAGTCGATAGCGGAGGCGTGTGAGATTGACATCCGTCCGTTGACGATCCTTGCTGGTGCAAACAGTTCTGGGAAATCCAGTATTATGCAACCGCTTTTGATGCTGAAGCAGACGCTGGAGGCACCCTATGACCCGGGCGCACTGTTACTCGATGGCCCGAACGTGCAATTCACCGAAGCAGAACAATTCCTATCCAAATTAACCGCTGAAAAGAGGACAGATCGTTTTCAGATAGAGATTAAAACCCGTGATTCCGATTTCGCTTATTCGGTGAAGACAGCTCTTAAAAAGGAACAGATGGGGTTCAAAATTGTTAAAATGAAAGTTGAAGCACAACAAAGAACCAAACAAATACCTTTCAAACGTTTTACTCTATATCCTGAAATGTCAACTGAAGAAATCAGGGCATTAGGGGACCAAGGTCCAACACGTAGTGATTTTAAAGCAGTGAAGCGTTCCCGCTGTTTTTTGTGTTTTGAATCTCAAGAAAGTGATCGTCTTTTCAACGTCACCTACAGCCTTGTTGAATCTTACCTTTTCGATAGCATTCATCTCCCCGGATTACGGGGCAATCCAGAACGCACGTACAAACTCACCAGCACCGGTCCTTTGTATCCTGGAACGTTTGAATATTACACTGCGAGCATCGTTCACGAGTGGCAGGAGACGAAAGATGAACGCCTGAAGATGGTCGCCGATGCTCTCCACATCCTTGGTTTAACAGGACATGTCTGCACCAAAAAGATCGGTGATGTCGGCATTGAACTTCAGGTCGGTCGTTCTCTACATGACGGAACTGAGAACACCGATATGGTCAACATCGCCGATGTGGGATTTGGAGTATCCCAAGTCTTACCGGTTATAGTGGCACTGACTGCCGCGGAACCCGGGCGACTGGTCTATCTCGAACAACCCGAACTGCACCTTCATCCCCGCGCACAGGTCGCGTTAGCGCAAGTGTTGGCAGATGCGGCAAAACGAGGTGTGCGCGTTGTCGCTGAGACGCATAGTTCGCTTGTGCTTTTGGCGGTCCAAACGCTTATTGCAGAAGGAGACCTCTCGCCGGAGTTAGTCAAGCTGCACTGGTTTACACGGCGGGAGGATGGTGTGACCGAAGTCAACAGTGCCGACTTAGACGAGGCGGGGACTTACGGAGAGTGGCCCGAAGATTTTGCAGATGTCAGTCTCCACGCACAGAGCCGTTTTCTTGATGCCGTAGATAATGTTAGATTCGGTGACAAGGAGGCTTCGTGA